The Campylobacterota bacterium genome window below encodes:
- a CDS encoding DUF58 domain-containing protein, with amino-acid sequence MNTAQHILLKARRQIIGDRIGNNPSMFRGEGYDFIELREYVPGDDTRHIDWNITAKMQRPYVKVFREERELSVVTVAMLSGSLYFGSGKFKHDVVAEAVALVGYSAVANGDLFTHINFSQSLDDEVRSSKKPFAVAQSVEKVMASELIGRRADYNAMASVLYRRLKRRSLIVVIGDFFEIPDLRLLAKKHEVVAVIVRDHAEEKPEPMGFSALMDPETGAVAEGDFNAASVKRYREKVRLHDTALFERFRKDGVRFTKLYTDAAPLVTLRRLFEGRL; translated from the coding sequence ATGAATACGGCACAGCATATCCTCCTCAAAGCGCGCCGCCAGATCATCGGCGACCGTATCGGAAACAACCCGTCGATGTTTCGCGGGGAGGGATACGATTTCATCGAATTGCGCGAGTACGTCCCGGGCGATGACACCCGCCACATCGACTGGAACATCACGGCCAAAATGCAGCGCCCCTACGTCAAGGTGTTCCGCGAGGAGCGCGAACTCTCCGTCGTCACGGTCGCGATGCTTTCGGGGAGCCTCTATTTCGGGAGCGGAAAGTTCAAACACGATGTCGTCGCCGAGGCGGTTGCGCTGGTGGGCTATTCGGCGGTCGCCAACGGCGATCTGTTCACCCATATCAATTTTTCGCAGAGTCTGGACGATGAGGTGCGATCGAGCAAAAAACCTTTTGCCGTCGCCCAGAGCGTCGAGAAGGTGATGGCATCCGAACTGATCGGGCGCCGCGCCGACTATAACGCGATGGCCTCCGTTTTGTACCGCCGTTTGAAACGCCGGAGCCTGATCGTCGTGATCGGCGATTTTTTCGAGATTCCCGATTTGCGGCTGTTGGCGAAAAAACACGAAGTGGTGGCGGTCATCGTCCGCGACCACGCCGAAGAAAAACCCGAGCCGATGGGATTTTCGGCATTGATGGACCCCGAAACCGGGGCTGTGGCGGAAGGGGATTTCAATGCCGCAAGCGTCAAGCGCTACCGCGAAAAAGTGCGTCTCCACGACACGGCGCTGTTCGAACGTTTTCGCAAGGACGGGGTCCGTTTCACCAAGCTCTATACCGATGCGGCACCCCTCGTGACCCTGCGCCGGCTGTTTGAGGGGAGATTATGA
- a CDS encoding prephenate dehydrogenase — MKIGIVGLGLMGGSMAMALKHLSFISSVVGSDHNPEHQRIALQRGLVERFVSFDELKRTCDVIFLAVPVDGVIALLQESTDLEGSDKTLIDLGSTKALIVDAVPPSIRRNFVAAHPMTGTEHFGPSAALEGLYSEKVVVLCDLEHSGDPQRDTALRIFRAIGMQVHTMGAAQHDRHAAFISHMPHVISYALANTVLAQEEKENILALAAGGFRSMSRLAKSSPAMWEDIFRQNRGNVLEAVELFEAELTTLKEALKNEDYASLRREMAGANKLYEIFS; from the coding sequence ATGAAAATAGGTATTGTGGGACTGGGGCTGATGGGAGGATCGATGGCGATGGCCCTCAAACATCTCTCGTTCATTTCTTCCGTTGTCGGCAGCGACCACAATCCCGAACACCAGCGTATCGCGTTGCAGCGCGGGCTGGTGGAACGGTTCGTTTCGTTCGACGAACTCAAACGTACCTGCGACGTCATTTTTCTCGCCGTCCCGGTAGACGGTGTAATCGCGCTGCTGCAGGAATCAACCGATCTGGAGGGGAGCGACAAAACCCTCATCGATCTGGGAAGCACCAAAGCCCTCATCGTCGACGCGGTCCCCCCCAGCATCCGGCGCAATTTCGTTGCCGCCCACCCGATGACGGGGACCGAGCATTTCGGTCCGAGCGCCGCGCTCGAAGGGCTCTACTCCGAAAAAGTGGTGGTCCTGTGCGACCTCGAACACAGCGGCGATCCGCAGCGCGATACCGCCCTGCGGATTTTCCGCGCGATCGGGATGCAGGTGCATACGATGGGAGCCGCCCAGCACGACCGCCATGCCGCGTTCATAAGCCACATGCCCCACGTCATCTCCTACGCGCTGGCCAACACGGTACTGGCGCAGGAAGAAAAAGAGAATATCCTCGCCCTCGCCGCGGGGGGATTTCGCTCCATGAGCCGTCTGGCGAAAAGTTCCCCGGCGATGTGGGAAGACATCTTCCGCCAAAACCGCGGCAACGTCCTCGAGGCCGTCGAGCTGTTCGAAGCCGAACTGACCACCCTCAAAGAGGCGCTTAAAAACGAAGACTATGCCTCGCTGCGGCGCGAAATGGCCGGGGCGAACAAACTGTACGAAATTTTCTCCTAA
- a CDS encoding DUF808 domain-containing protein, which produces MAGSSLLILIDDITLLLDDVAAMSKVAAKKTAGVLGDDLALNAQQVSGIRAERELPVVWGVAKGSLKNKVILVPAALGLSAFAPWSITPILMVGGAYLCFEGFEKIAHPFLHAKEDEDHGRELIEAFHNPDVDLEAFEKEKIEGAIRTDFILSAEIIVIALGTVADKDIMTQTMVVSGIAVAMTVGVYGLVAAIVKMDDAGLHLLQNAPEGKRGALQRKIGSGLLSFAPKLMKILTVVGTAAMFLVGGSILLHGIPAAHHVVEGAVHAVQGVPAIGGALGWVTPVLLDGVAGVVAGGIVLAAVSAAAKIIGLFKKA; this is translated from the coding sequence ATGGCCGGAAGCAGCCTCTTAATCCTGATCGACGATATTACCCTTCTCCTCGACGACGTCGCGGCGATGAGCAAAGTCGCCGCCAAAAAAACGGCCGGCGTCCTCGGTGACGACCTCGCCCTCAACGCCCAACAGGTCTCGGGTATCCGTGCCGAACGCGAACTCCCTGTCGTGTGGGGCGTTGCCAAAGGGTCATTGAAAAACAAAGTGATTCTCGTGCCCGCCGCGCTGGGGCTCAGCGCTTTCGCGCCGTGGTCGATCACCCCGATCCTGATGGTTGGCGGGGCCTACCTGTGTTTTGAAGGATTCGAAAAGATCGCCCACCCGTTCCTCCACGCCAAAGAAGACGAAGATCACGGCCGCGAGCTGATCGAAGCATTCCACAACCCCGACGTCGACCTCGAAGCGTTTGAGAAAGAGAAAATCGAAGGGGCGATCCGGACCGACTTCATCCTCTCGGCCGAAATCATCGTTATCGCGCTGGGAACCGTCGCCGACAAAGACATCATGACCCAAACCATGGTGGTCTCCGGGATAGCCGTCGCGATGACCGTGGGGGTTTACGGCCTGGTCGCCGCCATCGTCAAAATGGACGATGCGGGGCTGCACCTTCTCCAAAACGCTCCTGAGGGGAAACGGGGAGCCCTGCAACGCAAAATAGGGTCCGGTCTGCTGAGCTTCGCCCCCAAGCTGATGAAAATCCTCACCGTCGTCGGTACCGCAGCCATGTTCCTGGTGGGGGGAAGCATCCTTCTGCACGGCATCCCCGCCGCCCACCACGTCGTCGAAGGGGCCGTACATGCCGTTCAGGGCGTTCCCGCCATCGGAGGGGCGCTGGGATGGGTTACCCCGGTTCTTCTTGACGGCGTTGCCGGCGTCGTTGCCGGGGGAATCGTCCTCGCAGCGGTGAGCGCTGCTGCCAAAATCATCGGATTGTTCAAGAAAGCCTGA
- a CDS encoding YfhL family 4Fe-4S dicluster ferredoxin produces MPLMIIDECIACDACREECPMEAIEEGDPIYIIDPDRCTECVGTYDEPACIAVCPVDCIVPDKDNVETMQELLYKHQQLMEEMQ; encoded by the coding sequence ATGCCACTAATGATTATCGATGAATGTATCGCGTGCGACGCCTGCCGCGAAGAGTGCCCTATGGAAGCGATCGAAGAGGGAGACCCTATCTATATCATCGATCCCGACCGCTGCACCGAGTGTGTCGGTACCTATGACGAGCCCGCGTGTATCGCCGTATGCCCGGTTGACTGTATCGTTCCGGACAAAGACAACGTCGAAACCATGCAAGAACTTCTCTACAAACACCAGCAGCTGATGGAGGAAATGCAGTAA
- the bamA gene encoding outer membrane protein assembly factor BamA has translation MKTIPLSLIVASVLVQAASQNVQSVQYDGMVHISETVAKRLNEVKVGEPLDPAAVDKTIKNFYDQGYFEDIWVDEADGKVTFHFKEKPVISKIELKGYKENDEAAQKELLQIEKGSLYDEKRLENAKKRIIDALSGDGKIDSVVEIDSEKLDNGSMRVSFIVNEGEEIIIKQVRYAGVSALDSDDFDSMIANKQEEFMGWMWGRNDGKMKLAELQYDPLRIRDYYMQNGFLDAKIDEPFVQVDFDHYTAQMDYNVFEGDVYRVSDILVFQDTAVIADQELLDVIALEKNKPFNIKTFREDAERIKTKIADLGYAYVQVQPDLRKDKEAKSVDVVYRIIPGKKVKIRNVIVSGNNRTLDRVVRRELFLAPGDWYNLTNLKDSRNAIGRTGYFESNTIEEKRVDDETMDLIVQAKEAPTGNIQLGGGYGSFGGILVSVAISDRNIFGSGINVGLNLERSQRTSNYSFNISNPRLNDSDFSGNFSIYDSSTEYDSYTVSSTGMSVGTGHRFNRHWSGYMGYNYSTNNYSDIDPTVTTLDPRYYENYAKSSVVLSATFDNTDDYYIPREGMTFSQSIEKAGVGGDADFVKSRTTFGAYRGLQKLTDFDLILRYKARFNYVDDSGYLPLGEKFYMGGIGSVRGYQGYSLSPVNGVDSDGDPFKIGGTQTFSNSLEFSVPLVPEARMRATAFVDYGMIGENSLSEIKRGGYGLALEWFSPVGPLQLVFANPIGDKPGDDVTHFEFTIGQRF, from the coding sequence TTGAAAACAATACCCCTCTCTTTGATCGTCGCAAGCGTCCTCGTACAGGCTGCGTCACAAAACGTCCAATCGGTCCAGTACGACGGCATGGTCCACATCTCCGAAACGGTAGCCAAGCGGCTCAACGAAGTCAAAGTGGGGGAACCTCTTGATCCTGCCGCGGTCGATAAAACGATCAAAAACTTTTACGACCAGGGGTATTTTGAAGACATCTGGGTCGACGAAGCGGACGGCAAGGTGACGTTCCACTTCAAAGAGAAGCCCGTTATCTCCAAAATCGAACTCAAAGGGTACAAGGAGAACGACGAAGCCGCCCAGAAAGAGCTGCTTCAGATCGAAAAAGGTTCCCTCTACGACGAAAAACGGCTTGAAAACGCCAAAAAACGGATCATCGACGCACTCAGCGGCGACGGCAAGATCGATTCGGTCGTCGAAATCGACAGCGAAAAACTCGACAACGGAAGCATGCGGGTCTCGTTTATCGTCAACGAAGGGGAAGAGATCATCATCAAGCAGGTCCGGTATGCCGGCGTCAGCGCCCTGGACAGTGACGACTTCGACAGCATGATCGCCAACAAGCAAGAGGAGTTCATGGGGTGGATGTGGGGCCGTAACGACGGGAAAATGAAACTCGCCGAACTCCAGTACGACCCTTTGCGGATCCGCGATTACTACATGCAAAACGGTTTCCTCGACGCGAAGATTGACGAGCCGTTCGTGCAGGTCGACTTCGACCATTACACGGCCCAGATGGATTACAACGTTTTCGAGGGGGACGTCTACCGCGTCAGCGACATCCTCGTATTCCAGGACACCGCGGTGATCGCCGATCAGGAGCTGCTCGACGTCATCGCGCTGGAGAAAAACAAACCGTTCAACATCAAAACCTTCCGCGAGGACGCCGAGCGGATCAAAACGAAAATTGCCGACCTGGGATACGCCTACGTACAGGTTCAGCCCGATCTGCGCAAAGACAAAGAGGCCAAAAGCGTCGACGTCGTCTACCGGATCATTCCGGGGAAAAAGGTCAAAATTCGCAACGTCATCGTTTCGGGGAACAACCGCACCCTTGACCGCGTCGTCCGCCGCGAACTGTTCCTCGCACCCGGCGACTGGTACAACCTGACCAACCTGAAAGACTCGCGCAACGCGATCGGCCGGACGGGATATTTCGAAAGCAACACCATCGAAGAGAAACGGGTGGACGACGAGACGATGGATCTGATCGTCCAGGCCAAAGAGGCACCGACGGGGAACATCCAGCTCGGGGGCGGCTACGGAAGCTTCGGCGGCATCCTTGTCAGCGTCGCAATCAGCGACCGCAACATCTTCGGATCGGGGATCAACGTCGGGCTCAACCTGGAGCGTTCGCAGCGTACCAGCAACTACTCGTTCAACATCTCCAACCCGCGCCTCAACGACAGCGATTTCAGCGGGAACTTCTCGATTTACGACAGTTCGACCGAGTACGACAGCTACACCGTCTCCTCGACCGGTATGAGCGTCGGGACGGGGCACCGCTTCAACCGCCACTGGAGCGGTTATATGGGGTACAACTACTCGACCAATAACTACAGCGACATCGATCCGACGGTAACCACCCTCGATCCGCGTTATTACGAAAACTACGCCAAAAGCTCGGTTGTCCTTTCGGCCACCTTTGACAATACCGACGACTACTACATTCCGCGCGAAGGGATGACCTTTTCGCAGAGTATTGAAAAAGCGGGCGTCGGCGGGGATGCCGATTTCGTCAAGAGCCGGACGACGTTCGGTGCGTACCGCGGTTTGCAGAAGCTGACCGATTTTGACCTGATCCTCCGATACAAAGCCCGTTTCAACTACGTCGATGACAGCGGTTATCTCCCGCTGGGCGAAAAATTCTACATGGGGGGGATCGGATCGGTGCGCGGTTACCAGGGGTATTCGCTCTCTCCGGTCAACGGCGTCGACAGTGACGGCGATCCGTTCAAAATCGGGGGCACGCAGACGTTCTCGAACAGTCTGGAGTTCAGCGTTCCGCTGGTGCCCGAAGCACGGATGCGGGCGACGGCGTTCGTCGATTACGGTATGATCGGGGAAAACAGCCTCAGCGAGATCAAGCGGGGCGGTTACGGTTTGGCACTGGAGTGGTTCAGTCCGGTCGGACCGTTGCAGCTGGTCTTCGCCAACCCGATCGGCGACAAGCCCGGAGATGACGTCACCCACTTCGAGTTTACGATCGGTCAGCGGTTTTAA
- the hsrA gene encoding homeostatic response regulator transcription factor HsrA: protein MRILIIEDEVTLNKTLAEGLKEFGYQSDVVETLKDGEYYLDIRNYDLILMDWMLPDGNSVDIIPDIKTNTPKTVIVVLSARDDNESEIEALRAGADDYIRKPFDFDVLVARIEARLRFGGSNIIEIDDLTINPEEEKIIYKEKEIELKGKPFEVLTHLARHRDQIVSKEQLLDAIWEEPELVTPNVIEVAINQIRQKMDKPLGITTIETVRRRGYRFCFPKEA from the coding sequence ATGCGTATTCTGATCATTGAAGATGAAGTAACCCTCAACAAAACTCTGGCCGAAGGGCTCAAAGAGTTCGGTTACCAAAGCGACGTCGTAGAGACTCTCAAAGACGGTGAGTATTACCTCGATATCCGCAACTACGACCTGATTTTGATGGACTGGATGCTCCCCGACGGCAACAGCGTCGACATCATCCCCGACATCAAAACCAACACCCCCAAAACGGTTATCGTCGTCCTTTCGGCCCGCGATGACAACGAAAGCGAAATCGAAGCGCTCCGCGCCGGTGCCGATGACTACATCCGCAAACCGTTCGACTTCGACGTCCTCGTCGCCCGTATCGAAGCCCGTCTGCGCTTCGGCGGAAGCAACATCATCGAGATCGACGACCTCACCATCAATCCCGAAGAAGAGAAAATCATCTATAAAGAAAAAGAGATCGAACTCAAGGGTAAACCGTTCGAAGTGCTCACCCACCTCGCACGCCACCGCGACCAGATCGTCTCCAAAGAGCAGCTGCTCGACGCCATCTGGGAAGAACCCGAACTGGTCACCCCCAACGTCATCGAGGTCGCGATCAACCAGATCCGCCAGAAAATGGACAAACCGCTGGGAATCACCACCATCGAAACGGTCCGCCGCAGAGGATACCGCTTTTGTTTTCCAAAAGAAGCATAA
- a CDS encoding Ppx/GppA phosphatase family protein, whose product MAKCTAIIDIGSNSMRMAVFQKTSRFAFHIIHEVKSSVRLSENAYKNGGYLQDAPMERTAAALEEFLAVAASFGARKILCVATSALRDAPNADIFIRRIRRDLGLSIKVIDGEKEAYYGALACANLLPRLDAVCVDVGGGSSEITLLKEGKVQTLCSLNLGTVRLKELYLDKGDLKGAVRYIDDALATLPPMNADTLIGIGGTYRALTRAIMKRENYPIKKLHAYTTSAETFNAYCEDVLDASPKKLKALWIKPERFDTIKPGTLILQRIVRHFKSSSLVCSGVGVREGVYLADLLRNSGGMFPSNYNPSLRYLLDTYARHSDHGEQCARLSGRLYDLMGESLGLRGRWRSELVMAAKLLPVGLGVRYYAYQRHSHYLVLNALDYGLSHSQIALIAHLQLFKKGHASSELLPRNGYESLLPGAGELDALYALLWLSHILLAARRRGEEIALEYVRDTLIVRGKGLYLAAEQAKNIVMPQNISLQINP is encoded by the coding sequence ATGGCCAAATGTACGGCCATTATCGACATCGGAAGCAATTCGATGCGGATGGCGGTCTTTCAAAAGACGAGCCGTTTTGCGTTTCACATCATTCACGAAGTCAAAAGTTCCGTCCGCCTGAGCGAAAACGCTTACAAAAACGGCGGATATCTGCAGGACGCTCCGATGGAACGGACCGCCGCGGCGCTCGAAGAATTTCTTGCCGTCGCCGCTTCTTTCGGAGCCCGTAAAATCCTCTGCGTCGCTACCTCCGCCTTGCGCGATGCTCCCAATGCCGACATTTTCATACGCCGCATCCGTCGCGATCTTGGTCTCTCGATCAAAGTGATCGACGGGGAGAAAGAGGCCTACTACGGCGCTCTGGCCTGCGCCAACCTCCTCCCTCGCCTCGATGCGGTATGCGTCGATGTGGGAGGGGGGTCGAGCGAAATCACCCTGCTCAAAGAGGGCAAAGTCCAAACTCTCTGTTCCCTCAACCTCGGTACCGTCCGGCTCAAAGAGCTGTATTTGGACAAAGGGGACCTCAAAGGGGCCGTCCGCTACATCGACGATGCCCTCGCCACTCTACCCCCCATGAATGCCGATACCCTGATCGGAATCGGTGGGACCTACCGCGCCCTGACCCGTGCGATAATGAAGCGGGAAAACTATCCGATCAAAAAACTGCACGCCTACACGACAAGCGCGGAGACGTTCAACGCTTACTGCGAAGATGTCCTCGATGCAAGCCCCAAAAAGCTCAAAGCCCTCTGGATCAAACCCGAACGGTTCGATACGATCAAGCCGGGGACCCTGATCCTGCAACGCATCGTCCGCCATTTCAAGAGCTCATCCCTTGTATGCAGCGGCGTCGGAGTGCGCGAGGGGGTCTACCTCGCAGACCTGCTGCGCAACAGCGGAGGAATGTTCCCCTCCAATTACAATCCGAGCCTGCGCTACCTCCTCGACACCTATGCCCGTCACAGCGATCACGGCGAGCAGTGCGCCCGCCTATCAGGCCGTCTCTACGATCTGATGGGAGAATCGCTCGGGCTTCGGGGGCGCTGGCGCAGCGAACTCGTAATGGCTGCCAAACTCCTCCCCGTCGGGCTCGGTGTGCGTTACTACGCCTATCAACGCCACAGCCATTACCTGGTTCTCAATGCCCTCGACTACGGCCTCAGCCACAGCCAGATCGCACTGATCGCCCATCTGCAGCTGTTCAAAAAAGGGCACGCTTCCTCCGAACTCCTCCCCCGAAACGGTTACGAGTCACTGCTCCCGGGTGCGGGGGAGCTCGATGCCCTCTATGCACTGCTATGGCTCTCGCACATCCTCCTGGCCGCCCGCAGACGGGGCGAGGAGATCGCGCTCGAATACGTGCGGGACACCCTGATCGTCCGGGGAAAAGGACTTTATCTGGCTGCCGAACAGGCCAAAAATATTGTGATGCCCCAGAATATCTCCCTACAAATCAATCCCTAA
- a CDS encoding HAMP domain-containing sensor histidine kinase, whose translation MFSKRSIRRRFLFQLIVASAALVLLFSSFLYLFIKQSIYDEKQAELIGYAENISSYRSLLSSQQANADTLMGLSVELITLNPDEEYLEFHETTHHDKTTTLTLIYPFDFAKSSYLKISRDITPTKRLLRKILNSIFLINAVGFVVIILYAIAFSKMLIAPISALSRRLANMNEHLIRPIKVEQLPDEFEPLGETLNRLMGRIQNFVKYQKELFIGAAHELKTPLAVIKLKNQVTLLKKRTPEEYIEAIKVTNQSVDDMNRIVANILNIGRQEGAQLEAPAEADIIAILRKWEGDFSLLAQSENKKLRSRFEPDAFIAVLQVTLLNQILQNFLQNALKFTPEGKTILFQSYLSGADIVIEVLDEGCGIDESIDLFAPFIRQGNKSGVGLGLFLAKSAAEAIGAQISLTNRTDGIDGTLARLVLPSKLCCLLPQR comes from the coding sequence TTGTTTTCCAAAAGAAGCATAAGACGACGCTTTCTCTTTCAGCTCATTGTCGCTTCGGCGGCACTGGTGCTCCTTTTCTCCTCCTTTTTATACCTTTTTATCAAGCAATCCATTTACGACGAAAAACAGGCCGAACTGATCGGATATGCCGAAAACATCTCCTCGTACCGTTCGCTCCTCTCTTCGCAGCAGGCCAACGCCGATACCCTGATGGGGCTCTCGGTCGAGCTCATCACCCTTAACCCCGACGAAGAGTACCTGGAATTCCACGAAACGACCCATCACGACAAAACGACGACCCTGACCCTGATTTATCCGTTCGATTTTGCCAAATCCTCCTATCTGAAAATCAGCCGGGACATCACCCCGACAAAACGGCTGCTGCGCAAAATCCTCAATTCGATCTTTCTGATCAACGCGGTCGGTTTCGTCGTCATCATCCTGTATGCGATCGCCTTTTCGAAAATGTTGATCGCCCCGATCAGCGCTCTGAGCCGACGTCTGGCCAATATGAACGAGCACCTCATCCGCCCCATCAAGGTCGAACAGCTCCCCGACGAGTTTGAACCGCTGGGGGAAACTCTCAACCGTCTCATGGGGCGGATCCAGAACTTCGTCAAATACCAAAAAGAGCTCTTTATCGGTGCCGCGCACGAGCTTAAAACGCCGCTGGCGGTCATCAAACTCAAAAACCAGGTCACCCTCCTCAAAAAAAGGACTCCCGAAGAGTACATCGAAGCGATCAAGGTGACCAACCAGAGCGTCGACGACATGAACCGCATCGTTGCCAACATCCTCAACATCGGACGGCAGGAAGGGGCCCAGCTCGAAGCTCCCGCCGAAGCCGACATCATCGCGATCCTCCGCAAATGGGAAGGGGACTTCTCGCTGCTGGCCCAGAGCGAAAACAAAAAGCTCCGCTCCCGTTTCGAGCCCGACGCCTTTATCGCGGTGCTGCAGGTGACGCTCCTCAACCAGATTCTCCAGAATTTTCTTCAGAACGCCCTGAAGTTCACCCCCGAGGGGAAAACGATCCTCTTCCAAAGCTACCTCAGCGGAGCCGACATCGTCATCGAAGTGCTCGACGAGGGGTGCGGCATCGACGAAAGCATCGACCTTTTCGCCCCCTTTATCCGCCAGGGAAACAAATCGGGCGTCGGGTTGGGGCTCTTCCTGGCCAAAAGCGCCGCCGAAGCGATCGGGGCGCAGATCAGCCTCACCAACCGTACCGACGGCATTGACGGGACGCTGGCCCGCCTTGTCCTCCCCTCCAAGCTCTGCTGCCTGCTCCCGCAGCGCTGA
- a CDS encoding BatD family protein gives MKRNPGRTAVLVLMLASGLWGATYEWKVLHSPQSLRVGEPGVVRYECGFSDSAAEYTIDFKPKGTDAYKAEVLTQRDRVSAGKRIQTFDVLITPARSGELSVALSALIRHTTFASIENATIGRDNVRRYDFVDENASLPVVRIRAEANTAALTGRVTLEAKIDKNMVRAHEPVHLSLYLRGSGNLDRFVPYELNISGVRVFAEPAQKNLTPSSEGFEGEIRQEFALVAQKNFTIPAFSLSVFDTAARKPVILRTTPIAVEVGEGYERAALLDPPDLSDTATQKRYALYAALVLLGAILCEALRRLWKLRPRRRAKRFWDGAKTPKELAVVLALSGEKRYEEVIAALEAETIGLREAKKKLSTLTSDNEDKA, from the coding sequence ATGAAACGAAACCCTGGTAGGACGGCGGTGCTGGTATTGATGCTCGCCTCGGGGCTGTGGGGGGCGACGTACGAATGGAAAGTCCTGCACTCCCCCCAATCGCTGCGGGTCGGAGAACCGGGAGTCGTACGGTACGAATGCGGTTTTTCCGACAGTGCGGCCGAATACACGATCGACTTCAAGCCCAAAGGGACCGACGCCTACAAAGCCGAGGTCCTGACCCAGCGCGACCGGGTGAGCGCGGGGAAACGGATCCAGACATTCGACGTCCTTATTACCCCCGCGCGGAGCGGGGAACTCTCGGTCGCGCTGAGCGCGCTGATCCGCCATACGACGTTCGCCTCGATCGAAAACGCCACCATCGGGCGCGACAATGTCCGGCGTTACGATTTCGTCGACGAGAACGCATCGCTTCCGGTCGTGCGGATCCGGGCCGAAGCCAACACGGCGGCGCTGACGGGACGGGTGACGCTGGAAGCGAAAATCGACAAAAACATGGTCCGTGCCCACGAACCGGTACACCTGAGCCTCTATCTGCGCGGGAGCGGCAATCTGGACCGTTTCGTCCCTTATGAACTCAACATCAGCGGCGTTAGGGTATTCGCCGAACCGGCGCAGAAAAACCTGACCCCCTCCAGCGAAGGGTTTGAGGGGGAGATACGCCAGGAATTTGCCCTCGTGGCGCAGAAAAACTTTACGATTCCCGCATTTAGTCTCAGCGTGTTCGATACGGCCGCCCGCAAGCCCGTGATCCTCAGAACAACCCCCATCGCGGTCGAAGTGGGGGAAGGGTATGAGCGTGCGGCACTGCTCGATCCCCCCGACCTGAGCGATACGGCCACCCAGAAACGCTATGCCCTTTATGCCGCCCTCGTGCTGCTGGGGGCGATCCTCTGCGAAGCGCTGCGGCGGCTGTGGAAGCTCCGCCCGCGCCGCCGGGCGAAACGGTTCTGGGACGGGGCGAAAACCCCCAAGGAGCTGGCGGTGGTCCTTGCCCTTTCGGGGGAGAAACGGTACGAAGAGGTGATTGCAGCCCTCGAAGCCGAAACAATCGGTTTAAGGGAAGCGAAAAAGAAATTGAGTACACTCACATCAGACAATGAGGACAAAGCATGA
- a CDS encoding MoxR family ATPase, translated as MNTMINQIRTEVSKVVVGQEKMIDGLLIGLLCEGHILIEGIPGLAKTTTVKALSQTLGLGFKRVQFTPDLLPSDILGAEVYDPKSNTFKIKQGPIFTNLLLADEINRAPAKVQSALLEVMQERQVTLGDESFRLPPPFLVMATQNPIEQEGVYPLPEAQLDRFMLKIKVGYNTPEEELSIARRVASGMNEAIRAVLEPQALIELKEAVKKVHIDEPVERYMIDLITASREGEKYGLPELSRYLQFGASPRVSIDMFKAVRAVAFLKGKEFVTPADIASIAKELMRHRLVLSYEAEAEGITTDELIEKILKAVPIP; from the coding sequence ATGAATACGATGATTAATCAAATACGTACCGAAGTTTCCAAGGTCGTCGTCGGCCAGGAGAAGATGATCGACGGGCTGCTGATCGGGCTTTTGTGTGAAGGGCACATCCTGATCGAGGGGATCCCGGGGCTGGCGAAAACGACGACGGTCAAGGCCCTCTCCCAGACGCTGGGGCTCGGGTTCAAACGGGTGCAGTTCACCCCCGATCTGCTCCCCAGCGATATTCTGGGTGCCGAAGTGTACGATCCCAAGAGCAACACGTTCAAGATCAAGCAGGGGCCGATCTTTACCAACCTCCTCCTCGCCGACGAGATCAACCGCGCCCCCGCGAAGGTGCAGTCGGCGCTGCTGGAAGTGATGCAGGAGCGGCAGGTGACGCTGGGGGACGAGAGTTTCCGCCTTCCGCCGCCGTTTCTGGTCATGGCGACCCAGAACCCGATCGAGCAGGAGGGGGTTTACCCGCTGCCCGAAGCGCAGCTGGATCGCTTCATGCTCAAAATCAAGGTAGGCTACAACACCCCTGAAGAAGAGCTCTCGATCGCCCGGCGCGTCGCTTCGGGGATGAACGAGGCGATCCGTGCCGTTCTCGAACCGCAGGCGCTCATCGAGCTCAAAGAAGCGGTGAAAAAAGTCCACATCGACGAGCCGGTCGAGCGGTACATGATCGACCTGATCACCGCCAGTCGCGAAGGGGAGAAATACGGTCTCCCCGAACTCTCTCGCTACCTGCAGTTCGGTGCCAGTCCGCGGGTGAGCATCGACATGTTCAAGGCGGTCCGCGCCGTCGCGTTTTTGAAGGGTAAAGAGTTCGTCACCCCCGCAGACATCGCTTCGATCGCCAAGGAACTGATGCGTCACCGCCTCGTCCTTTCGTACGAAGCCGAAGCGGAGGGGATCACGACCGACGAACTGATCGAAAAAATCCTCAAAGCGGTACCGATTCCGTAA